Proteins encoded within one genomic window of Streptomyces sp. NBC_00523:
- a CDS encoding coenzyme F420-0:L-glutamate ligase, with amino-acid sequence MTTAPPPTSAFSSFSLEPFPELQPGDDLAGAISEVLASTGTELLDGDVVVVASKVVSIAEKRYVNLADVTPSAEAVDLSARTGKPAAVVQLILDHSTEHFLATERGPIIARHTLGHQLTSAGIDRAGTDGAWLLPEEPDASARALRDALVAETGAEIAVVIADSDGRADRRGATCISIGAAGTAPLRVTEHGGKRQEETFTDMLAAAAGIILGQRGRGAPVVVLRGIGYTPSDEGVTTMLHHSPAG; translated from the coding sequence ATGACCACCGCACCGCCCCCCACCTCCGCGTTCTCATCGTTCTCCCTGGAACCCTTTCCCGAACTCCAGCCCGGCGACGACCTCGCTGGCGCGATCTCCGAGGTCCTTGCCAGTACCGGCACCGAACTGCTGGACGGAGACGTCGTGGTGGTCGCCAGCAAGGTCGTTTCGATCGCCGAGAAGCGCTACGTCAACCTGGCCGACGTGACGCCCTCCGCCGAAGCCGTCGATCTGTCAGCGCGTACGGGCAAGCCGGCTGCTGTGGTCCAGCTCATCCTGGACCACTCCACCGAGCACTTTCTCGCCACCGAACGCGGCCCGATCATCGCCCGCCACACCCTCGGCCACCAGCTCACCTCCGCCGGAATCGATCGCGCCGGCACTGATGGCGCCTGGCTGCTTCCCGAGGAGCCCGACGCTTCCGCCCGTGCCCTGCGCGACGCTCTGGTCGCGGAGACCGGGGCGGAGATCGCGGTGGTCATCGCCGACTCCGACGGCCGCGCCGACCGCCGGGGCGCCACGTGTATCTCCATCGGCGCTGCCGGAACAGCCCCCCTGCGGGTTACCGAGCACGGCGGGAAGCGGCAGGAGGAGACGTTCACCGACATGCTCGCCGCCGCAGCCGGAATCATCCTCGGTCAGCGGGGCCGCGGAGCCCCCGTCGTCGTCCTGCGGGGCATCGGCTACACCCCCTCGGACGAAGGGGTGACGACAATGCTCCACCACAGCCCTGCTGGGTAG